A single region of the Chryseobacterium culicis genome encodes:
- a CDS encoding T9SS type A sorting domain-containing protein, whose product MKKLLTLFVTLSLSFLGKAQWNPALDQNLLVSKPGGSSFAATTSDGKTYIGYWKTVPAPVNFELRLQILDQQGNKQLGADGIKITDQIPMSTYTVVEKTAVDASDNLYIGVTGTGAGTPGYVFKITPQGVSEWPNGISLGEAYLPTILPLANGDIVVGYFPASQKYTKIQRYNAAGQSVWAGPVQILSNDTTKNTIPADLFELPNNECEIIFHKQLSFGTTSNLFAQKINLKNGALVWDGAKQITTKSTAYNTKYSGAVDGDVVYYGFSSGENMRFDAYLQRVNADSSLPWGNIGVDFDTNQTYFEKDMKMAFAPGSSYIWAMANYSSSSQGENGEFIQKFDKNTGARLLTDHGKQIFPIDNISMFHYGDLQLVNNKPFFVVQKKETSTSLNVSLNAVQLESNGDFSWPQQYLPVATYSASKSYPSILRPVNGQSVVVFQEKKNADNTSAVYAQNLMLPNGTMAVHDVSTKNVNIRIYPNPATDMIYISGVKDQNFSIYNAAGQLVKSGMMDQGKVEVRDLVKGIYMIKMKEQEESLKFIKK is encoded by the coding sequence ATGAAAAAATTACTTACCCTTTTTGTAACCTTATCCCTAAGTTTTTTGGGAAAGGCTCAATGGAATCCTGCCTTGGATCAAAACCTTTTGGTATCAAAACCGGGTGGTTCCTCTTTTGCCGCAACAACCAGTGATGGAAAAACCTATATAGGATACTGGAAAACTGTGCCGGCTCCGGTGAATTTTGAGTTGAGATTACAAATTCTGGATCAGCAGGGAAATAAGCAGCTGGGAGCTGATGGTATTAAAATTACAGATCAGATTCCGATGAGTACTTATACTGTGGTGGAAAAAACGGCAGTAGATGCGTCCGATAATCTTTACATTGGTGTTACAGGAACAGGCGCTGGCACACCAGGGTATGTTTTTAAAATTACTCCTCAGGGAGTATCAGAATGGCCTAATGGGATTAGCCTGGGAGAAGCTTATTTGCCTACAATTCTTCCTTTAGCTAACGGAGATATTGTGGTGGGATATTTCCCTGCCAGTCAGAAATATACTAAAATACAGCGATATAATGCTGCAGGGCAATCCGTATGGGCAGGTCCTGTACAGATACTTTCCAATGATACCACGAAAAATACGATTCCGGCAGATCTTTTTGAACTTCCCAATAATGAATGCGAAATTATTTTTCACAAGCAATTGTCATTTGGAACGACAAGTAATTTGTTTGCCCAGAAAATTAATTTAAAAAATGGAGCTCTGGTTTGGGACGGGGCAAAGCAGATTACAACCAAATCTACCGCTTACAATACTAAATATTCCGGTGCGGTGGATGGAGATGTTGTATATTATGGATTTAGCAGTGGAGAAAATATGAGATTTGATGCCTATCTTCAGAGAGTCAATGCAGACAGCAGTCTTCCTTGGGGAAATATAGGAGTAGATTTTGATACCAACCAGACCTATTTTGAAAAAGATATGAAAATGGCTTTTGCACCAGGCTCTTCTTATATCTGGGCAATGGCAAATTACAGTTCTTCCTCACAAGGAGAAAATGGGGAATTTATCCAAAAATTTGATAAAAATACTGGGGCAAGACTTTTAACAGATCATGGAAAGCAGATTTTCCCTATTGATAATATTTCTATGTTTCATTATGGAGATTTACAATTGGTAAATAACAAACCGTTTTTTGTTGTTCAGAAAAAAGAAACGTCCACTTCCCTGAATGTTTCTTTAAACGCAGTACAGCTGGAAAGCAATGGTGATTTTTCCTGGCCGCAGCAATATCTTCCGGTTGCTACCTATTCTGCATCTAAAAGCTATCCCAGCATCTTGAGACCTGTAAACGGGCAAAGTGTGGTGGTATTCCAGGAAAAGAAAAATGCGGATAATACATCTGCTGTATATGCACAGAATTTAATGTTGCCTAACGGAACAATGGCGGTTCATGATGTTTCAACTAAAAATGTAAACATCAGAATTTATCCAAATCCGGCAACAGATATGATATATATAAGTGGAGTGAAAGATCAGAACTTCAGTATTTACAATGCAGCAGGGCAATTGGTAAAAAGCGGAATGATGGATCAAGGAAAAGTTGAAGTTCGAGATCTGGTAAAAGGAATCTATATGATAAAAATGAAAGAACAGGAAGAAAGTTTAAAGTTCATTAAAAAATAG
- a CDS encoding tetratricopeptide repeat protein, whose translation MGKRFSFIVLLLCSVLFCFGQNKKEYEQYINTANELKFKDWPKAELNIQKARKSVPENNLGDFYIEAAKIYSDANYFDIALDYSARAYHIFLDKDEEKTAKIDGIFAYTYSQLNDTPRAIAYYKKLLNFYQKQKKQTETIKALNNLGNAYLVLSRMDSSRYYFEKSLMSFENYDNPVLKAFVFSNFGKFNFQEGNTAKAESYLLEARDILKNNAIDDKKSNYQVNYNLANFYTEIKNPEKALLYAKNLGNYVIPNTVSFDNTNYLKTLYKAYQLNKNYQRSTETFKKYDSIRDLLNIEEKAVNVERLKVKHDYELQKRLDKIEQDRKNMLYVVMVIILLLVSAICILLLFNFRNKAEKLRLEKKLIENREKELEIDNQMKEKMLVYKSMEQSKIEEIFKSLLDQVNVLKSKLKDSEIDEVSRIINEIKLNTKQDSWGDFEYHFLNIHESFYENLDRKHPGLTNYDKRLAAMLKLKLSTKEISHLLNVTPKTIENSRTRLRKKMNLTNTKEDLAQYLNEL comes from the coding sequence ATGGGAAAACGTTTTTCTTTTATAGTACTGTTGCTGTGTTCCGTACTGTTCTGTTTTGGTCAGAATAAAAAAGAATATGAACAATATATAAATACGGCTAATGAACTGAAGTTTAAAGATTGGCCAAAAGCAGAGCTTAATATTCAGAAAGCCAGAAAAAGCGTTCCGGAAAATAATTTGGGTGACTTTTATATAGAAGCCGCAAAAATCTACAGTGATGCCAATTATTTTGATATTGCACTGGATTATTCAGCAAGAGCATATCATATCTTTCTGGATAAAGACGAGGAGAAAACAGCGAAGATCGATGGTATTTTCGCTTATACCTATTCTCAGCTTAATGATACCCCAAGGGCAATTGCCTACTACAAGAAACTTCTAAACTTTTATCAGAAACAAAAAAAACAGACCGAAACCATCAAAGCATTAAACAATCTGGGAAATGCATACCTTGTGTTATCCAGAATGGATTCATCAAGATATTATTTTGAAAAAAGTCTGATGTCTTTTGAAAACTATGACAATCCGGTTCTGAAAGCTTTTGTATTTTCAAATTTTGGGAAATTTAATTTTCAGGAAGGAAATACTGCCAAGGCTGAAAGCTATCTATTGGAAGCCCGGGATATCTTGAAAAATAATGCTATTGACGATAAAAAATCAAATTATCAGGTCAATTATAATCTGGCTAATTTCTACACTGAAATCAAGAATCCGGAGAAAGCTTTACTGTATGCAAAAAATCTGGGAAACTATGTCATCCCGAATACGGTCAGTTTTGACAATACCAATTATTTAAAAACATTATATAAAGCCTATCAGCTGAATAAGAATTATCAGCGCTCCACTGAGACCTTTAAAAAATATGACTCTATACGGGATTTGCTCAATATAGAAGAAAAAGCAGTAAATGTTGAAAGACTAAAAGTAAAACACGACTATGAACTGCAGAAAAGACTTGATAAAATTGAACAGGACAGAAAAAACATGCTGTATGTGGTGATGGTCATTATTCTTCTCCTGGTTTCGGCCATTTGTATTTTACTGCTTTTCAATTTCCGAAACAAAGCGGAAAAACTCCGATTAGAGAAAAAGCTCATTGAAAACAGAGAAAAAGAACTGGAGATAGATAATCAGATGAAAGAAAAAATGCTGGTTTATAAATCTATGGAACAATCCAAAATAGAAGAAATATTCAAATCTCTTCTGGATCAGGTGAATGTTTTGAAATCCAAACTGAAAGATAGTGAGATAGACGAAGTGTCAAGAATTATCAATGAAATTAAACTGAATACCAAACAGGACTCGTGGGGAGATTTTGAATATCATTTTCTGAATATCCATGAATCATTTTATGAAAACCTGGATCGTAAACATCCGGGATTGACCAACTATGATAAAAGGCTTGCAGCTATGCTGAAACTTAAATTATCCACCAAAGAAATTTCCCATCTGTTGAATGTTACTCCAAAAACAATAGAGAATTCAAGAACAAGGCTGAGGAAAAAAATGAATTTAACGAACACCAAAGAAGATCTTGCTCAATATTTGAATGAATTGTAA
- the nusG gene encoding transcription termination/antitermination protein NusG: MSELKWYVLKAISGQENKVKNYIETEIKRLGFEQYVTQVVIPMEKVIQIRNGKKVPKERPYYPGYLMIEADLMGEIPHAIKNIPGVISFLSLTKGGDPVPMRKSEVNRMLGRMDELSEFASDVEIPYVVGENVKVIDGPFNGFNGTVEKILEDKKKIEVSVLIFGRKTPMELSYMQVEKV; the protein is encoded by the coding sequence ATGAGCGAATTGAAATGGTATGTGCTGAAAGCTATCAGCGGACAGGAAAATAAAGTGAAAAACTATATTGAGACAGAAATCAAACGTCTAGGGTTTGAGCAGTACGTTACTCAAGTGGTTATTCCTATGGAAAAGGTGATCCAAATTAGAAACGGTAAAAAAGTTCCTAAAGAGAGACCTTACTATCCTGGCTACTTGATGATTGAAGCTGACCTGATGGGAGAGATTCCTCACGCTATTAAAAATATCCCTGGAGTTATTTCTTTCTTAAGTTTGACAAAAGGCGGTGATCCTGTTCCAATGAGAAAATCAGAGGTTAACAGAATGCTTGGAAGAATGGATGAACTTTCAGAATTTGCAAGCGATGTTGAGATTCCTTATGTAGTAGGTGAAAACGTTAAAGTGATCGATGGTCCTTTCAACGGATTCAATGGTACAGTTGAGAAGATTCTTGAAGACAAAAAGAAAATTGAAGTTTCTGTATTGATCTTCGGTAGAAAAACTCCAATGGAATTAAGCTACATGCAAGTAGAAAAAGTATAA
- the secE gene encoding preprotein translocase subunit SecE, whose protein sequence is MSSFVDFLKGSYNEFRHKVEWPKWADLQSSTIVVTIATVILALFTFGVDELFSKAISNIIGMLINLFN, encoded by the coding sequence ATGAGTTCATTTGTCGATTTTTTAAAAGGTTCTTATAACGAATTCAGACATAAAGTTGAATGGCCAAAATGGGCTGACCTACAGTCTTCTACAATTGTAGTGACTATTGCGACAGTTATTCTGGCTTTATTTACCTTTGGAGTTGATGAATTGTTTTCAAAAGCAATCAGCAACATAATAGGAATGCTAATCAACTTGTTCAATTAA
- the tuf gene encoding elongation factor Tu: MAKETFNRNKPHLNIGTIGHVDHGKTTLTAAISAVLASKGLAEKKDFSAIDSAPEEKERGITINTAHIEYETEKRHYAHVDCPGHADYVKNMVTGAAQMDGAIVVCAATDGPMPQTREHILLCRQVNVPRIVVFMNKVDMVDDPELLELVEMELRDLLSTYEFDGDNSPVIQGSALGALTAATASPANTEDKWFKSVEELMDAVDTWIEQPPRDTDKPFLMPIEDVFSITGRGTVATGRIEAGVINTGDPVDIVGMGDEKLTSTITGVEMFRKILDRGEAGDNVGLLLRGIEKTDIKRGMVIAKKDSVKPHKKFKASVYILSKEEGGRHTPFHNKYRPQFYVRTTDVTGEIFLPEGVEMVMPGDNLEITVELLQPIALNVGLRFAIREGGRTVGSGQVTEIID; the protein is encoded by the coding sequence ATGGCAAAGGAAACGTTTAATCGTAACAAACCACACTTGAACATTGGTACTATTGGTCACGTTGACCATGGTAAAACTACTCTTACAGCTGCTATTTCTGCTGTATTAGCTAGCAAAGGTCTTGCTGAGAAAAAAGACTTCTCTGCAATTGACTCTGCTCCAGAAGAAAAAGAAAGAGGTATTACTATCAATACTGCTCACATCGAATACGAAACTGAAAAAAGACATTATGCTCACGTTGACTGTCCAGGTCACGCCGACTATGTTAAGAACATGGTAACTGGTGCTGCTCAGATGGATGGAGCTATCGTAGTATGTGCTGCAACTGATGGTCCTATGCCTCAGACTAGAGAACATATCCTACTTTGCCGTCAGGTAAACGTACCTAGAATCGTTGTTTTCATGAACAAAGTTGACATGGTAGACGATCCTGAGTTGTTAGAGCTTGTTGAAATGGAACTTAGAGACTTATTGTCTACTTACGAATTTGACGGAGATAACTCTCCAGTAATTCAAGGTTCTGCTCTAGGTGCTCTTACAGCTGCTACTGCATCTCCTGCTAACACAGAAGATAAGTGGTTCAAAAGCGTAGAAGAATTAATGGATGCTGTTGATACTTGGATCGAGCAACCACCAAGAGATACTGATAAGCCATTCTTGATGCCAATCGAAGACGTATTCTCTATTACAGGTAGAGGTACTGTAGCAACTGGTAGAATCGAGGCTGGTGTTATCAACACTGGTGATCCAGTTGATATCGTAGGTATGGGTGATGAGAAATTAACTTCTACTATTACAGGAGTTGAGATGTTCAGAAAGATCCTAGATAGAGGTGAAGCTGGAGATAACGTAGGTCTATTGTTGAGAGGTATTGAAAAAACTGACATCAAGAGAGGTATGGTTATCGCTAAGAAAGATTCAGTTAAGCCACACAAGAAATTCAAAGCTTCTGTTTATATCCTTTCTAAAGAAGAAGGTGGACGTCACACTCCATTCCACAACAAGTACCGTCCTCAGTTCTACGTAAGAACTACTGACGTTACAGGTGAGATCTTCTTACCAGAAGGTGTAGAAATGGTAATGCCTGGTGATAACTTAGAGATCACTGTAGAATTGTTACAACCAATCGCTCTTAACGTAGGTCTTAGATTTGCGATCAGAGAAGGAGGTAGAACAGTTGGTTCAGGTCAGGTTACTGAAATCATAGACTAA
- a CDS encoding DUF4394 domain-containing protein, which yields MRKLLHMCLALFTIAALLSCDNSDENPMSENMSQGPDLMVYGITAMNELVYFNSNNPKTFTSKTTVTGVPSGEKLLSIDFRPATGELYAVSNASKLYIINTSNASARVVSTTAFAPLISGTIASIDFNPTVDRIRLVSNTGQNLRLHPETGAVAATDININGTGNPSITGLAYTNGKAGASTTVLYDIDPMLGKLYKQDPPNNGTLVEVGSLGTTFTGQAAFDIKFDNNTALLAFNDKLHILDLNNGKATSIGSLQQAIIDLAIPTEPVAYAIDNSNNLQIFNPNSPMPVSKTIAGLQSGENILGIDFRPVNGQLYALGSSSRIYTINLGTGAATAVGTTPFSTLLSGTDFGFDFNPTVDRIRVVSNTGQNLRLNPNDGTIAAVDSPLNPGTPMISAAAYTNNFAGATATTLFVIDHNTDKLYQQNPPNNGTLVETGSLGINITNTNGFDIGSMSQKAYLMASVGSSTKIYTINTTTGAATSVSDYPNSVKAFTVGLGF from the coding sequence ATGAGAAAACTATTACACATGTGTTTGGCTTTGTTTACGATTGCAGCACTACTTTCATGTGACAATTCAGATGAAAACCCTATGTCAGAAAACATGTCTCAGGGTCCGGATCTTATGGTATATGGAATAACAGCGATGAATGAACTTGTTTATTTTAATTCTAACAATCCGAAAACCTTCACTTCAAAAACAACTGTAACAGGTGTTCCTTCAGGAGAAAAATTGTTAAGTATAGATTTCAGACCTGCTACAGGAGAATTGTATGCAGTATCAAATGCCAGTAAATTATATATAATCAATACCTCCAATGCTTCAGCAAGAGTTGTAAGCACAACAGCATTTGCTCCTTTGATTTCTGGAACAATTGCTTCTATTGATTTCAATCCTACCGTTGATAGAATTCGTCTGGTAAGCAATACTGGTCAAAATCTACGTCTGCATCCGGAAACGGGAGCTGTTGCTGCTACGGATATCAATATTAACGGAACAGGAAACCCTTCCATAACCGGATTAGCTTATACCAACGGCAAAGCAGGAGCTTCTACTACTGTGTTATATGATATTGATCCGATGCTGGGAAAATTATACAAACAGGATCCTCCCAACAATGGAACTTTAGTAGAGGTTGGAAGTCTTGGAACTACTTTTACCGGACAAGCTGCTTTTGATATTAAATTTGATAACAATACTGCATTGTTAGCTTTCAATGATAAACTACATATTCTGGATCTGAATAATGGAAAAGCAACTTCAATAGGTTCTCTTCAACAGGCAATTATTGATCTGGCGATTCCTACAGAACCGGTAGCCTATGCTATTGACAATTCAAATAATCTTCAGATTTTCAATCCAAACAGCCCGATGCCTGTTTCCAAAACAATAGCAGGGTTACAAAGCGGTGAAAATATTTTAGGAATAGATTTCCGTCCTGTAAATGGACAATTGTATGCATTGGGAAGTTCAAGCAGAATCTACACTATCAATTTGGGCACAGGTGCTGCTACTGCAGTGGGCACTACTCCTTTTTCAACCTTACTTTCCGGAACTGATTTCGGTTTTGATTTCAACCCTACTGTAGATAGGATAAGAGTAGTAAGCAATACCGGGCAGAACCTTCGACTTAATCCTAACGACGGGACAATTGCAGCTGTTGATAGCCCATTAAATCCTGGAACTCCGATGATAAGTGCAGCAGCATATACTAATAATTTTGCGGGAGCCACTGCTACAACTCTTTTTGTTATTGATCATAATACAGATAAATTATATCAGCAAAACCCTCCTAATAATGGAACTTTAGTAGAAACAGGTTCTTTAGGGATTAATATTACCAATACTAATGGTTTTGATATTGGAAGTATGAGCCAAAAAGCATATTTAATGGCATCAGTAGGTTCCTCTACAAAAATTTATACCATTAATACAACAACAGGAGCTGCTACATCAGTCTCTGATTACCCTAATTCTGTAAAAGCTTTTACAGTAGGGCTAGGATTTTAA
- a CDS encoding efflux RND transporter permease subunit, producing MNKFIKNIIAFSLKNKAFTFIWIAILAISGFISFKNMPIEAFPDVTNTQIVIITQWNGRSAEEVERFVTTPIELAMSPVQKKTSVRSTTMFGLSIVKILFDDGVDDTFARNQVNNQLRTISLPDEVDPEVQPPYGPTGEIFRYTLESKTKDSRALLTLQNWVIDRSLRGVPGVADINVFGGQDKVFELSIDPRALDKYNLTPLQVYDAVTKSNLNVGGDVIEKNGQAYVVRGIGLVKSVADIGNVTIQNDSGNPVLVKNVAEVHESSMPRVGQAALNHHDDTVEGIVVMRKGENPREVLVGVKAKIKELNEKILPKDVKMVTFYDRDNLMDFTTHTVMHNLIEGIVLVTVIVLIFMADWRTTLIVSIIIPLSLLFAFLCLKLAGMSANLLSLGAVDFGIIIDGAVVMVEGLFVMLDHKAKRYGTEKFNKLAKGGWIKQTGTGLGKAIFFSKLIIITSLIPIFSFQKVEGKMFSPLAFTLGFALIGALIFTLTLVPVLSHILLNKNVREKNNPFVNFWDRIVLKGFNLTFKHKKTSMIVAISFLALTLFSGKFLGTEFLPQLNEGSLWITAEMPMSSSLKESLKTADLLKKDIMSFSEVTDVLAQTGRSNDGTDPNGFGFVQFAVNLKPREEWKRKITYDELINEIDQKLRSYQGITFNYSQPISDNVAEAVAGFKAENGIKIYGDNLETLDKLANEVLLKIKDVNGVKDPGIIKNIGQPEVSVVLDRDKMAAYGVMPADAQAVLEMAFGGKTASEMFDGERKFPIRLRYSQEYRTNENDIAALMVPTQDGAKIPLKEISTIVKDNGAAFIYRDNIKRYIGVKFSIRDRDLGSTIADAQKKVETIELPDGYSVGWTGQFENQQRASHRLAQVVPVSILMIFFLLFILFGNMKDSLLVLANVPFALIGGIIALHVTGINFGISAGVGMIALLGICIQNGVILITEFHQNVKDGMDIDTAILNGVKSRTRPVIMTALMASIGLMPAALSTGIGSESQKPLAIVIIGGLITATVLTLLIFPIIFWIFNRAKKLSPI from the coding sequence ATGAATAAATTCATTAAAAATATAATTGCTTTTTCATTAAAAAATAAAGCATTTACCTTTATCTGGATTGCGATTTTAGCCATCTCCGGTTTTATAAGTTTCAAAAATATGCCTATTGAAGCTTTCCCGGATGTAACCAATACCCAGATTGTCATCATTACCCAATGGAATGGGCGTAGTGCGGAAGAAGTAGAACGTTTTGTCACTACACCCATCGAATTGGCGATGAGCCCGGTTCAGAAGAAAACAAGTGTGAGAAGTACCACCATGTTTGGGCTTTCCATTGTTAAAATTCTGTTTGACGACGGGGTGGATGATACTTTTGCCAGAAATCAGGTTAATAACCAATTAAGAACCATTAGCCTTCCTGATGAGGTAGACCCTGAAGTACAGCCACCCTACGGGCCTACGGGAGAAATTTTCAGATATACGCTGGAAAGTAAAACAAAAGATTCCCGGGCATTGCTTACCCTGCAAAACTGGGTGATAGACCGTTCTTTAAGAGGAGTTCCCGGCGTTGCAGATATCAATGTTTTTGGAGGACAGGATAAAGTTTTTGAACTGAGTATCGATCCCAGAGCATTGGATAAATATAATCTTACTCCGCTTCAGGTATATGATGCGGTCACCAAAAGTAATCTGAATGTAGGAGGTGATGTCATTGAAAAGAATGGGCAGGCCTATGTAGTAAGAGGAATAGGATTAGTGAAATCAGTGGCCGATATCGGAAATGTTACCATTCAGAATGACAGTGGAAACCCTGTTTTGGTAAAAAATGTAGCAGAAGTTCATGAAAGCTCCATGCCAAGGGTAGGGCAGGCCGCTCTGAATCATCATGATGATACCGTGGAAGGAATCGTTGTCATGAGAAAAGGAGAGAATCCAAGAGAAGTTTTGGTGGGAGTAAAGGCAAAAATTAAAGAGCTTAACGAAAAAATACTTCCAAAAGATGTCAAAATGGTTACTTTTTACGACCGTGATAATCTGATGGACTTTACCACGCATACCGTAATGCACAACCTTATTGAAGGAATTGTATTGGTAACCGTAATTGTACTCATCTTTATGGCAGACTGGAGGACAACTTTGATTGTTTCCATCATCATTCCTCTATCTTTACTGTTTGCATTTTTATGTTTAAAACTGGCCGGAATGAGTGCCAACCTGCTTTCGCTGGGAGCAGTAGACTTTGGGATTATCATTGACGGAGCCGTCGTCATGGTAGAAGGCCTCTTCGTGATGCTGGATCATAAAGCGAAACGGTACGGAACGGAGAAGTTTAATAAATTGGCAAAAGGAGGCTGGATCAAACAAACCGGTACAGGATTAGGAAAAGCAATATTCTTTTCAAAATTAATTATCATTACTTCCCTGATTCCTATTTTCTCATTCCAGAAAGTGGAAGGGAAAATGTTCTCTCCTTTGGCTTTTACGTTGGGGTTTGCCCTAATAGGAGCCTTGATATTTACGCTGACACTGGTTCCTGTTCTTTCCCATATTCTCTTGAATAAAAATGTAAGAGAAAAAAATAACCCGTTTGTTAATTTCTGGGACAGAATTGTTTTGAAAGGCTTTAATCTAACATTTAAGCACAAAAAAACGAGTATGATTGTGGCGATTTCCTTTCTGGCTTTGACTTTATTCTCCGGTAAATTTTTAGGAACAGAATTCCTGCCACAGTTGAATGAAGGTTCATTATGGATCACCGCAGAAATGCCAATGAGTTCCTCGTTAAAAGAATCTTTGAAAACAGCAGATCTTTTAAAGAAAGACATTATGAGCTTTTCCGAAGTAACAGATGTTCTCGCACAAACAGGAAGAAGTAATGATGGAACAGATCCCAATGGATTTGGATTCGTACAGTTTGCAGTCAATCTTAAACCAAGAGAAGAATGGAAACGTAAGATCACTTATGACGAATTAATCAATGAAATAGATCAAAAGCTCAGAAGTTATCAGGGAATTACATTTAACTATTCCCAGCCGATTTCGGATAACGTAGCAGAAGCCGTAGCAGGTTTTAAAGCAGAAAATGGAATTAAAATTTATGGTGATAATCTGGAAACCCTGGACAAGTTAGCCAATGAGGTTTTATTGAAGATTAAAGATGTAAACGGAGTAAAAGATCCCGGAATTATTAAAAATATCGGGCAGCCGGAAGTAAGCGTAGTACTTGACAGAGATAAAATGGCCGCTTACGGAGTAATGCCGGCAGATGCACAGGCAGTACTGGAAATGGCTTTTGGTGGAAAAACGGCTTCAGAAATGTTTGATGGAGAAAGGAAGTTTCCGATCCGTCTTCGTTATTCTCAGGAATACAGAACCAATGAAAATGACATTGCAGCTTTGATGGTGCCTACACAGGATGGAGCAAAAATTCCTTTAAAAGAAATAAGTACCATTGTTAAAGATAACGGAGCCGCATTTATCTACAGAGATAATATCAAACGATATATTGGAGTTAAATTTTCAATTCGTGACAGAGATTTGGGAAGTACTATTGCGGATGCTCAGAAAAAGGTAGAAACGATTGAACTTCCGGATGGTTATTCTGTAGGATGGACAGGCCAGTTTGAAAATCAGCAGCGCGCCTCGCACCGATTAGCGCAGGTAGTGCCGGTGAGTATTCTGATGATTTTCTTCCTTTTGTTTATTCTGTTTGGAAATATGAAAGATTCTCTTCTGGTATTAGCGAATGTCCCTTTTGCTTTAATAGGAGGAATTATTGCATTGCATGTTACCGGAATCAACTTTGGAATCTCTGCCGGGGTAGGGATGATTGCCCTTCTGGGAATTTGTATCCAGAACGGGGTGATTCTTATTACAGAATTTCATCAGAATGTCAAAGATGGAATGGATATAGACACTGCCATATTAAATGGGGTCAAATCCAGAACCAGACCTGTTATTATGACAGCTCTGATGGCTTCCATCGGGCTTATGCCGGCAGCATTGTCTACCGGGATCGGATCAGAATCCCAGAAACCTCTGGCAATTGTCATTATCGGAGGACTGATTACTGCAACAGTGCTTACCCTGCTTATTTTCCCAATTATCTTCTGGATCTTCAACAGAGCAAAAAAGCTCAGCCCAATTTAA
- a CDS encoding efflux RND transporter periplasmic adaptor subunit — protein MKTYIIPALMVVSLLACSKKEEEKNIHAKKGFELSNTMLSSISLAKVERKNIEDEYSFYGKISADKNSYIDVYPLVGGNVMSVNVELGDYVKKGQVLATIRSTELAEIQKDVSDAKTDLVVAKNNLRVAKELYEGKLNTERDVLEAKSQLQKAEDQLQRAAAVSTVYNVKTGNIYSVVAPINGYIVQKSINKDMQLRSDRSDNIFDVANTTNVWAIMNVNESDIDKISLGMKAQVSTLSYPDKVFDGKIDKIFKIIDPQTNAMQARVVLDNANGLLIPDSKATIKVSSLENSTTLAIPSKAVIFDDNKSFVVIFKSRTDVKIREIKVLKQVGDVTYIADGLKDGEEVITNNQLLIYRSLNS, from the coding sequence ATGAAAACATATATTATCCCCGCATTGATGGTCGTTTCATTATTGGCCTGTTCAAAAAAAGAGGAAGAGAAAAATATTCACGCTAAAAAAGGATTTGAGCTTAGCAACACGATGTTGAGTTCTATTTCCCTGGCAAAAGTTGAAAGAAAGAATATAGAAGATGAATATAGCTTTTACGGAAAAATCTCTGCCGACAAAAACAGTTATATAGATGTTTACCCGCTGGTAGGAGGAAATGTGATGAGTGTAAACGTTGAATTGGGAGACTATGTAAAAAAAGGACAGGTGCTGGCAACGATCAGGAGTACTGAGCTTGCAGAAATTCAAAAGGATGTAAGCGATGCAAAAACAGATCTGGTCGTAGCAAAAAATAATCTTCGCGTTGCCAAAGAGTTGTACGAAGGAAAACTAAATACAGAAAGAGATGTTCTGGAAGCTAAAAGCCAACTTCAAAAAGCCGAAGACCAATTGCAGAGAGCTGCTGCGGTAAGTACGGTTTATAATGTGAAAACCGGAAATATATACAGTGTAGTAGCACCTATCAACGGTTATATTGTTCAGAAAAGTATCAATAAAGATATGCAGCTGAGAAGTGACAGGAGTGATAATATTTTTGATGTTGCCAATACCACCAATGTTTGGGCAATCATGAATGTGAACGAATCTGATATTGATAAGATCAGTCTTGGAATGAAGGCTCAGGTATCCACTCTTTCTTATCCGGATAAAGTTTTTGATGGGAAAATTGATAAAATATTCAAAATTATTGATCCGCAGACCAATGCTATGCAGGCAAGAGTTGTTCTGGATAATGCCAACGGATTGTTAATTCCCGACAGTAAAGCTACTATAAAAGTTTCCAGCCTTGAAAACAGTACCACCTTGGCGATCCCTTCCAAAGCTGTAATTTTTGATGATAATAAAAGCTTTGTCGTGATTTTTAAATCCAGAACAGATGTGAAAATCCGAGAGATAAAAGTATTAAAACAGGTAGGTGACGTTACCTATATTGCAGACGGTCTGAAAGATGGGGAAGAAGTGATAACCAACAACCAGCTGCTGATATACCGCTCGCTGAACAGCTAG